The sequence TCATGTTGTTTAACTTCCTGTGAGATATTACAATATTACTATATTTGAAGAAGGTGTGAATGATGAAGTATCTTCCTAAAGTTagaatatttatttgaagttGACACCTGATttgtaattttgttaaatatttgtagACAAGTGTGTGTTTAATATCTTGAGCATTCCACagcaaacttctttttttaaaaaaatatttttagagacagggtctcactctgttgcccaggctggagtacagtggtatgatcatagctcagtgaagcctcaaactcctgggctcaagtgatcctcctgactcagcctcccaagcagccaaCCCTACAGGCAAGTACCAAcccacctgggtaatttttaaaaaacatttttatgtagaGCTGGGTCTcgatatgttgcctaggctggtcttgaattcttggcaaTTGATcttcccaccccggcctcccaaagtgctgggattacaggtgtgagccactggcctgAGTCATTATTTTGATTCAAGGACAGGATCAAACCTATAACCCTTAAGCCTGTTCCTAAAAATAATATTGAGatatttcttagtcttgatttttttcccaccttttaatttctatatttggCCAAAAGGATATTAAAGAGTGGAATAGGAGACAAACTTTAGAAATACAGGGAAAAGAGAGTAGTAATGGTTGTATTCTGAATATAAGGTCTTACTTGGATGCTAATCAGTATTTGATTTCTAGGAGGGTGGATGTATAGGGAGTAAGTGAACTTACAAAGAGAAAAGGATACAGGGTAGGCCAACTCTTTATAGAACAACCAAAGTTTCAGGACAGTTTCCTAGGAACTTCGAGttttattcatgtattatttattgtttagtACACAGACGTGACCAGCATTGGAATTTATTTGGCCTCATTGCCTGCGTTTTTTTTTCTAGGTTACCACCTATTTGCAATTCAGGGAGAATATAAGATAGAGAAGAAAGCTGTGAATGAATTACATTTGATTAGCAATAGATTGGACACTCTACTGATCTTGTCTTTCTACAACCTCTCTTCCACCTGCCCTCTAAATGTTGAAGTGCTTCAGGAATTGTCTTAGACCTTCTTCCTTATCTACACTTCCTCTCCAAGTGAGTCCATAGAATTCTATAACCTGGAAACTCCCCAGTTTTTCTCTCTAGAAATTCTCGACTTTAGTCTCATATATCTGGTTGCTGACTTGACATCTCTACTTGGATGTCTCTGAGATACCTTAAACTCAATATGTGTAAAATGTATATAGCTCTTGATTTTCCATCCTGCAAAAATACCATTCATTTCTTGGCCTTTCTCCTCACAGTCTTTGGCACTACAGTTCACCTAGCTGCACAAACCTAAAACTTGGGAgtcatctttctttatttttctgtagcatCTTCATTCTAGTTCATCAACCCAACTTCTCTgtactataaaattaaaataataatacctttTTAGTAACATGGAGGATTAAAggagttaataaataaatgtagccTTTGAATAGTGCGTGGCACATAGTTAACACAATATAATTGTAGCTACTACTGCTactgttattattactttttatccCCTACAGCGTCAACCCCCTGGGGCAAGCCACCATCTTTTTCATGGACCCCTAGCTTTCTGATTTCTGGGCATCCATTGTTGTTTTGCTATAATCCATTCTCCACAGAGCTGGGGcgttgtttcaaaaagaaatcaagTCACACTTTCCTGCTTTATACTCTTTAGTGGCTTTCCTTTGCTCTTAGAGTAAAATCCACACACAGCACTGCACAACCTGGCTCCTGCCTATTTACCAATCTTGCATATTATGTTCCAGTCTTCTGGAACACATTCACCaagccttttctttccttcaggaTTTTGTATTTGCTCTTCCTTCAGTATGGAATTCTCTTCCCCCAGCTGTTGGCATGTCTAGTTCATTTGCATTTTGGGCATTTCAGCTCAGCTGTCATCTCAGTGACCAGTTTTTATCTGAGGTAAGAAAATGAAAGGTTTTCATTCATACCCATCTTCTCTTGCTGTAATAGCTATCTGGTTGTGCCTGTAAGAGCCAACTGTGTACTCCAGGCAAAACCAAGTGGACCACCTTAGCCTAGAGGCTGAAGACTATTCAGCCAATCAAAGAATCCTGCCTTCAGCAGAAGGCTGAAAACAATGCAGATAACTGAATGTTGTTTAGTGTTGGATTTGATAGGAAATAAAGGGACAGTGAAACTTAAATCTCTATGTTTTACAAGTTCTGAAATTTCCTTCTTGACCTTGAAATGAATGTAATACAACTCTAGCCTCAGAGtgaggaatcctccctaattttGGCAGTCTTTGAGTCTCTAACGCAAAGTAATGACTACCTACTTAATATAATCCAGtatttatggccgggcgcagtggctcacgtctgtaatcccagcactttgggagactgaggtgggcggattacttaaggtcaggagtttgagaccagcctggccaacacagcaaaacctgtctctactaaaaatacaaaaattagccaggtgtggtggtgggctcctgtaatcgcagctactcaggaggccaaggcaggagaatcccttgaacctgggaggcagaggatgcagtgagctgagatcatgctactgcactccagcctgggtgacagagtgagactctgtctcaaaataataataataatccagtatttataaatgttttatatagctACAGAAAGTGCCTCCATAAATATTGAAAAGTCCAAACTATTCATTCTTATGGTTATCTCCATTAAGTTGGAACCAAATTAGTGAATACTTCTTGTAACTTTCCTTCTTTATGTTCAACTAGCATGAATCTTGATGGCTCTGCACAAGATCCTGAAAAGAGGGAATATTCTCCTGTCTGTGTGGGCAGAGAAGATGACATTAAAAAATCCGAAAGAATGACAGCTGTTGTCCATGATAGAGAAGTGGTCATTTTCTACCACAAGGGAGAATATCATGCTATGGATATTCGCTGTTAccgtaagattttatttttcatttgtaaaacttTAAACCATAAAACTATCAAAATTTCAGTTTTTTAGTGACTGCAGGTAATATTCAATTCCTTTTCAGACTCAGGAGGACCTTTACATTTGGGAGATATAGAggtatgtaaaattaaatttattttcagcaaattcagccaatatattcaaaaataattcataattgGTTTGAACTATATTTTAATGCTTTGAATATAATTTCAAGTATTCTGGGAATTCATAAGATAAATATGAGAAATATGCATATCTTTTGACCTAGCAATTATACTCTATATCTATTCTATGGCCATAATTGCACAGATGTTTAAGTATTTGTATAGGAATgattcattgtagcattatttatTATAATGAATAATTGAAGGCAACCTAAATGTTTTAACAATTGgaaactggttaaataaattatgatacagGCATGCTGTGGAATAACTGTACCATGCAATCATTAAATTAATGAGGCAGATCTATATGGGTATGGAGAGATGTGAGCAATGTATTTGTGACTGAAAAAAGCAAGTCATAGGATGATAATAGTCTTatgagatttcatttttttatcaaAAAGAATAGTCACTTTTTACTGTATACACtgcaaaatttgaatttttacaatgagtatatattacttttataatgaaaatatatagtataaatatatttttaaagaaataaaccacACTGTAGTCTTAACTGAGGAGGAATACGGGAAGTTGTCTTTGCTTCCTTGGGATTCCAAAACTAGTCACCTAATTTCTTGTTTCTTCATGaaattggtctctctctctctaatcgATGCAAAGTACAAGCTTGAACTTAGCATTCCACTCTCTCTACACTTGATGAGTGTACACACCTGTCCTCATGTTAAAGAAcgtatgtgtttattttttctattttttcccgtTGTCCAAACCCACATATGTGAATCTTTGCTGACAGTTTTATGTAATGTAAATTATGAAAATGTGAATCTTTGCTGACAGTTTTATGAAAGTACAAATCAGTATTCCTGCACTTTTGGATACAGAGGGGAAAATGAAAGCACCCACTTACATTTGTGAGCTGATAATAGTTCCATAGAATTTTCTCCAGTTTCAGTCCATGAGAGCTTGAAGACCTTGCTCCTCAAACTGTTGTCCACAAACCAGCAACTTTGGTATCACATGGGAGCTTCTTAGACTGCAGAATCTTGTCACCCCAACCCCTTAGACCTACTACATTTAAACAGAGAGATATGCATTGAAACAAGATCCAGGTGCttcctatattttttaaagtttgagaagcacttcaCCAAGACAGTTAAAAAGTGAGAATTAACTACTTTGGATCACAAATTGCTCTCCTATTATCATATGCACTCATGCCTTTAGTAACTCCTTTTGAATTTATATCTGAACCTTACAGTTCTAGAAGCTAGTGAAAATTCCTATAGAAGCACTTGAAGTTCTTGCCCCATTTCTGTCAAGGAGGCGACATTAACATCTAATAGATAACAGCACAGCTTCAGTCACATGGTTTAGTTGCCTGAGCATGTCAGTCTTCTGATAGAGCTCTAACTGGCTTTCTAATCAACTGTAAAAGAGCTTGATGACTCTTCTCAGATTAGGATCTGCTTTATGCTGAATAATTTGTACATAGGAGGAAAAAAGCAAAGCTAACCTGTTTTTTAACCTGGTTCTTCTGCAGCAGATTCTCTTCAGAGTCTATGGTGTATCAAGAACATTTGACATGTCAGAATATTAAATGAGTTATTCTCTTCCCCAGGATTTTGATGGACGACCGTGTATAGTTTGCCCCTGGcataaatacaaaattacttTGGCAACAGGAGAAGGTCTGTACCAGTCTATAAACCCTAAAGATCCATCGGCAAAACCCAAGTGGTGCTCCAAAGGAATAAAGCAAAGGATTCACACAGTGACAGTAGACAATGGAAATATTTATGTGACTCTTTCTAATGAACCTTTTAAGTGTGACTCTGATTTTTATGCCACTGGAGACTTCAAAGTAATTAAGAGTCCTTcctgataaaaaatatatagaaatgaaaaatattgtgtatgttgaaaacatttttagaataacTCTGCTTCAATTTTAAAGGTGATGAAATTTTTCAACGTAGGcacaactatttaaaaatcatatacatTTGAGAGGTTTAAGAGCACACATACTTAGTATGATGTAAGGATTATCATCAGGATCAATAGAATACATTTTATCGAATCTTCTGGATTAATTAGAACCTGAAGGTTATAGGTTTGGCATGTTCTGTTTAAGAAGGATGAAAATAAATTTGGAGTAAACAAATAATAGGTAACAATTAAGGTTTagtgagaaaaattttaatttaaaaaatataatttttaaaataggaaaaaaaatccctgtttGATGTAGCAGACTTAATTCTGGAAAAGTTTTAGTATATACAAATAAACAGACTATATAATGAACTTCCATCACTCAGCTTTAACAGTTATCAGCATTCTtccattcttgttttatttataccTCTATGGATTCCCTACCTCTgctatttgattattatttttacatttttaggaaAGTTTAAATACATTGAAATGTTCACATCTGAACTGTGCAACTTTCCTAAATAACATAGCAGactttttatacttaaaaaatgcCTCCAAAAATGAGATAAGTTTACCTGCTGAACTTGAAAATAAGAAACTTAACCACTGTTAAGCGATCTGTGATCAAGGCAGATCTTGAAGTAAGGAAGCCAGACACAGCTGCTGCCCAGCCATGAGAGATGTAAAGTCTCCTATTCAGTGAGCCAATGTACTTTGAATGCCTAtatgaaattttcaaataaaggtttttaaaaacgTTTTAGAACTTTGTGAATGTGTGCACAACTAAGTGTCTCCTATAAATATTATAGAGAGGAGATCTAGGGTTTTGTTCCTTGGAGTTCCCAGGCAAGGTTGATGTTCAGTTGGTTCACCCTGGTTTTATCATGTCAGTTATTTATGGTCAGTACCGTTCAGTTGCCTGATGCTCATACCATACCAGTtgtaatgcatttaaaataacaCCCCAAGCACCCCCACCATGCAGAAATCAGCAGCACATAGTGGTGATTTTTGCATGGTCAGTACTCATGCAAAAATCACCACTATGTGGGACCAGAAATAGCTAAAATGAGTAGATGATGAATTCAGAGTGAGAAGAACTGTGAAGATTGGAACCTAGTCTCAAAGCATAGTAGTATTTTTAGAGGAATAGAATTAAGAATCTAAATCTAATACTTAACATTCTAAGGAGCCGACCTGGACTCTTTCCCTtggttattataaaaatagtGAATGAGTAAGGTCTGTATAGTAAAGACTCTGCTTACAGGGACCTTTACTACATATTATTACACTTCCTTTTCTGTTGGAGTTTGGATAGCATGAGTAGCACTTGGTCCTCATTTCTCAGACAACCAATGAACCAGCCTTGGGCTTTTTATAGATACTGTTTGTGGTAGCAGCTACTCACTAAGTACAGAAAATGTACTATCTCTCAGGAAGGTACATCCCAGTCTATTCTATCATGTGATAATCCTTCAATGCCCAGTCAGGTCTTAACACGTGTCCAGAATATAAAGTGTATAGAAGAAATCAAAGTACTTTCTTCAGGCAAAAACTGTAGCCCTGGTTTGcaggaataattacaaaaatattttctcataggaGCCACTGGCAATAATGAGTAGTGTGCACTTGATTTTTCATTCTAAGTTTGTATCTctaaatctagaaataaaaatcatatcatGTATTGTCTTCATATACAGAAATCTTCTCATCacatttgtaaataatattttgtctTATAAATTTATGACATCTGTGAATTGCAAATCCTTCATAACTTTACAAGtgatttacaaaataataataggcaGACTCAAACTCTCCAGTCTGcatataaaaaatattcttttattttgataTGCAGCATCTTGATGGggcttttttttctcccaagtaaAGAATTTGACACTCAAGtctttaataaaaacattaatgtATTATAAATATGCTTATATTATAAACCACAGTGTAAAGTCTAACCCACCAGAGGATGGATTTTCTTGTTCATTAAAAGTATGTAGTCAGTACATATATTCCACatcaatattcattttatttactctATCATGTAAATActagaaaatgacattttaatagtagcccccttctcttttttttttaagaaagcagaGCAATTcttaagaattttaagaaagcAGAGAATATGTAAACTAGACTCTGAGTTTTGTCAGATGAACTGTGCCATTAAATAGATAACTCAAGTTCTGTTCAGTGATATCTGTATTCAGATTTGCTCATTCATTTCAGCTGATTGGTCAAACACAGAATGTAAAACTTGGATGTTATTACTCTGCTTATTAGCAAGAAGCTTGGGGTAATCTGAAATGTCTGCCGTCTCTGGCAATGACCTATAGGGTTTTGCTTTGATTTCACCTTCAGCAAACATAGGCTCTGAAAGCACAGGCTCAGAAAAGGCTTTTCTACAATTTTCACTCTCTTCTCTGTTTTGCCTTACGGATTCTTCTTCCTGGAAGATGTTCTTTACCTTCTCCAGCACAGCATTAACACAGACTGCCTATACAATAAAAAGAGTTTGAAAAGTAAAGTTTCTTAAGCTACTAAccacagatttaaaacatacaatataGTGTTTCACATAAAGTCATTTAATCTACATAATCTAATAAAAGCACTTTCAGGACTTTCAAGTACataatataataagcattggGAGATTGTTCTAAATAATACATTACAATCTAGACAGCAATTTAAAACCTAGTATgcttcaataaatatgtgttttacATCTTTTTCCCCCAGTTCATTAGATGTTTTACATCTTTATTCTCCTGATGtaattaaatgaaacattttctgaGAGATGGAATTTGTCCTCAAACATGGTTTTTCTCAAAGTAgtttttttgctttaattttcttcCCCCTAGACTTTGCTTATACTTACACGTACAATGAAAGGATATCAACGTATCAGAATTTAGTAAACTACTATCAGTGGTTTCTGAGCAAATACGTGATCCACTGTCCCTTCCAAAAATGCCACTCAGTACTTTAAGGAGAGGAgtgtcaaaaataaaacagagaaaaataacttcaaaaattCAGAACCACTAAGGACTGCATTAATTAAACTTACTCTGTACGTTTACTAATGACGATGATCATGATGCTAAGTATTTAAGGCaagcaatgagaaaagaaaattcatgaaATATGAGAAGACTTAAACCAGTTTATTTCACCAAAGAAATGCCTCAAGGTAATATAAAGGATTATAAACACTTAGAAGGTTTTCCTAAAGAGGTAACAGCAAAAGGATTGAGGTCCTCAGGCTTgaacagcctcaacttcctcttgccctcctgcctcctgcctcctccttcttGCCTGCCTCTTGCTATAGAATTGAGGAACACAGACACTTTCCCTCACTTCCCTGCGGTTAGTTCATTAGCTACCCTGtaactaatgaaataaaatggtatGTCTGCTGGGACGGAACTCAGAAAGgatttttggaaaagtttttccTCCTATATAGACTGTCTTTTCCCTCTACCtatctccctcttccttctttgAACACTGATAGTATTGTGATGCTTGATCATGAGGCAACAAACCTAAGGACTAAAaagtttttagaagaaaaagagggaaagaccCTGTTGTCTTAGGCtttttgggctgctgtaacaaaataccacgaACTGAGTAGCttacaaacaatagaaatttatttctcacagttctggagagtgGGAAATCCGAGAtaaaggcactggcagattcagtgtctggtgagggcttgttttctgtttcataGATGGTACCTTCTATCTatgtcctcatatggtggaaggAACAAGGCAGCTGTCTCAGGCCTCAtttctaagggcactaatcccattcatgaggactctgctctcattatctaatcacctcccaaaggccccacttgcTAATACCACCACCTTGGGGTTAGATTTTAACGTAAGAATTTGGGGTAAGCACAGACATTCAGACCTGGGCTTTGATAACATTTCGGATGTAACTGTACAAACCTGGGAACTGCCTAACTCCCAACTTCTaattaagatatttaaatatctttatcGATTAAGGTACTGTCATTCAGATATGCTTTGTTACTTGCACTCTTATGTATCCAGACCCAGCACTAGAAACCTTTGAAGTCATGACCTTTAGCTATAAACAGCCTCATCCATTTATCCAAAATACAATCATTCTCTATGAATTCATGTTGCGAAAAAGGTTGGAAAGTTCTATTTGAAACGTTCTCTCTTCCCTCACCAACAAAAAATTATATCTGTGCACATTCTAACCACCTTTTTCCCAGTCTCAGAAATGAACGGTCTTGATCAAGGTAAATATCCTTCTATCTTTGTGTTTAACCTACATCCTACCATCTTCTCTATCAATTATTCCTTGTCTCTTCAGCCTCTTTACTCTTGACTGGATCTTCCCCTGCAATCTATAACATGCTTGAGTATCTTCCatcctaatatttaaaaattaaaaatctctggGAATCTGCTTCTCTATTGACTGCTACACACTGTCTTCTTAGTCAAACCAGAGTCTGTTTCCATGTTATTACCTTCTGTTCACTCTGAAACCTGCTTGTTTCTGTCTTCCTTATCCAGTTATGccactgaaatcatttttgagATGGTTAACCTCGACATCTTTACTACTATATCTAATGGACACTTCAAATCTTCATTTTACTTGACTTTTTCTGCTTGTATTTGACACTTAACTGTCACAACATCCTGAGTCTCTATTTCCTTGGCACTATTTCTCctgattttctttctgcctttctgattGTTGCTGCTTGTCTCCCAAATAGATTCTTTTTTAGCTCACTTAAATATTGCTGTTCTTCATATTTCTGTTGACTTACCTGTCTTTTCTTTTGATATGGTTCCACTCATAGGACATTAACATCTAACATATATATTGTTTTCAAAACCAAAATTATAACCTGACCTCTCCCAGGCCTTAGATACATATATGACCAATTATCAGATCACCAAAAATTTGTTTCTATTACCTGCTTATAAAGTTCATGGCGTGATAAATTGTGTGAGATGATTTCAACAGCCTTTGAGAAATTGaaatctaatttttgtgttagtCTAGTTTTTATTTCCCCATAGACATGACATCCTATTCATTTTGTGCAATGTATTTGCATCCTAGCTTAGTTGAATGCCAATTTTGTATAAGATTCACATTTAAGATATTGAGCACttcttgaaaatttaaaacaatggcAAAATAGTtgataaatttagtttttaaaaaactgaattaatATGTTTAAAAGTAAGTTCTACCTTTTTTCAAGGATATTTAGCTAGTCTTGACCCTATGCACTTCCCTATATATTTTAGAACTATCTAGTcaacttatacacacacacacacacctgcttgGCTCTTAATTGGGACTTCTTGTACGTTTTGatattgatataaaatattaacaaaaatgtgtaagaatgctaacaaaaaaaaccataaaaaatgattaaaagaaattaaagaagaccaaaCTAAATAGAAGGATATATTATATTCATGAACTGGAAAGAGGACTTATTCGCCCAGTTATTAAGATATAAAGCTCCTGTAATTAATACAGTGCTCAATTGGtgcaagaatagacaaatagaccaactgaatagaatggagaatCTATAAACAGACCTATGTATAAAGGACACTTGATTTATGCAAAAAAGTATTCTAGGACAATAGAAAAGGg comes from Symphalangus syndactylus isolate Jambi chromosome 11, NHGRI_mSymSyn1-v2.1_pri, whole genome shotgun sequence and encodes:
- the RFESD gene encoding Rieske domain-containing protein isoform X1 translates to MLKCFRNCLRPSSLSTLPLQYGILFPQLLACLVHLHFGHFSSAVISVTSFYLSMNLDGSAQDPEKREYSPVCVGREDDIKKSERMTAVVHDREVVIFYHKGEYHAMDIRCYHSGGPLHLGDIEDFDGRPCIVCPWHKYKITLATGEGLYQSINPKDPSAKPKWCSKGIKQRIHTVTVDNGNIYVTLSNEPFKCDSDFYATGDFKVIKSPS
- the RFESD gene encoding Rieske domain-containing protein isoform X2, whose protein sequence is MNLDGSAQDPEKREYSPVCVGREDDIKKSERMTAVVHDREVVIFYHKGEYHAMDIRCYHSGGPLHLGDIEDFDGRPCIVCPWHKYKITLATGEGLYQSINPKDPSAKPKWCSKGIKQRIHTVTVDNGNIYVTLSNEPFKCDSDFYATGDFKVIKSPS